Proteins found in one Podarcis muralis chromosome 5, rPodMur119.hap1.1, whole genome shotgun sequence genomic segment:
- the ARTN gene encoding artemin isoform X1: MPWKGRYPRAEGGASRPGSSEHGPRRAARSRRRPICRDGARGRMEWRVEGPRHRSDRSPSAYRSLPVQQERYRERGLWGAITLLSLFAGAVMATPQTWHNNQTLGAASDGSMGTASPASLEENSREASSLGTWSHWHGGNVTIDRLSSSELLRAERSPASSSKAKKGSKKAGRSKNSRFCRLHSRLVKVRDLGLGFESEEIVRFKYCSGSCQRARTNYDLALSSLLQQRTIVPGPHDHPSSHPCCRPTRYEDFSFMNVRNAWQTVDHVSAAECGCVG, encoded by the exons ATGCCCTGGAAGGGCCGGTACCCGAGGGCAGAGGGAGGCGCTTCCCGGCCCGGATCCTCGGAGCATGGTCCCCGGAGAGCCGCGCGCAGCAGGAGGCGCCCGATCTGCCGAGACGGAGCGCGCG GTAGGATGGAGTGGAGAGTGGAGGGGCCAAGGCACAGATCGGACAGATCTCCCTCTGCCTACAGGAGTTTGCCTGTCCAACAAGAGCGATACAGG GAGCGGGGTTTGTGGGGTGCAATCACCCTGCTATCATTGTTTGCTGGTGCAGTCATGGCAACCCCGCAGACCTGGCACAACAACCAGACATTGGGAGCTGCCTCTGATGGAAGCATGGGCACTGCCAGCCCTGCCTCTCTGGAGGAAAATAGCAGGGAAGCATCGTCACTGGGCACATGGAGCCATTGGCACG gGGGAAACGTGACCATAGACAGGCTGAGCTCTTCGGAACTGCTCAGGGCTGAGCGCTCCCCAGCCAGCTCCAGCAAGGCCAAGAAAGGATCCAAGAAAGCCGGTCGCAGCAAAAACAGCCGCTTCTGCCGCCTGCACAGCCGGCTGGTGAAGGTGCGGGACCTTGGGCTGGGCTTCGAGTCGGAGGAGATTGTGCGGTTCAAGTACTGCAGTGGGTCATGCCAGCGAGCCCGCACCAACTATGACCTGGCCTTGAGTAGCCTGCTACAGCAACGCACCATCGTGCCTGGGCCTCATGAccacccttcctcccaccccTGCTGCCGCCCCACCCGGTATGAGGACTTCTCCTTTATGAATGTGCGCAATGCCTGGCAGACTGTGGACCATGTCTCAGCAGCAGAGTGTGGCTGCGTGGGCTGA
- the ARTN gene encoding artemin isoform X2 — protein sequence MEWRVEGPRHRSDRSPSAYRSLPVQQERYRERGLWGAITLLSLFAGAVMATPQTWHNNQTLGAASDGSMGTASPASLEENSREASSLGTWSHWHGGNVTIDRLSSSELLRAERSPASSSKAKKGSKKAGRSKNSRFCRLHSRLVKVRDLGLGFESEEIVRFKYCSGSCQRARTNYDLALSSLLQQRTIVPGPHDHPSSHPCCRPTRYEDFSFMNVRNAWQTVDHVSAAECGCVG from the exons ATGGAGTGGAGAGTGGAGGGGCCAAGGCACAGATCGGACAGATCTCCCTCTGCCTACAGGAGTTTGCCTGTCCAACAAGAGCGATACAGG GAGCGGGGTTTGTGGGGTGCAATCACCCTGCTATCATTGTTTGCTGGTGCAGTCATGGCAACCCCGCAGACCTGGCACAACAACCAGACATTGGGAGCTGCCTCTGATGGAAGCATGGGCACTGCCAGCCCTGCCTCTCTGGAGGAAAATAGCAGGGAAGCATCGTCACTGGGCACATGGAGCCATTGGCACG gGGGAAACGTGACCATAGACAGGCTGAGCTCTTCGGAACTGCTCAGGGCTGAGCGCTCCCCAGCCAGCTCCAGCAAGGCCAAGAAAGGATCCAAGAAAGCCGGTCGCAGCAAAAACAGCCGCTTCTGCCGCCTGCACAGCCGGCTGGTGAAGGTGCGGGACCTTGGGCTGGGCTTCGAGTCGGAGGAGATTGTGCGGTTCAAGTACTGCAGTGGGTCATGCCAGCGAGCCCGCACCAACTATGACCTGGCCTTGAGTAGCCTGCTACAGCAACGCACCATCGTGCCTGGGCCTCATGAccacccttcctcccaccccTGCTGCCGCCCCACCCGGTATGAGGACTTCTCCTTTATGAATGTGCGCAATGCCTGGCAGACTGTGGACCATGTCTCAGCAGCAGAGTGTGGCTGCGTGGGCTGA
- the ARTN gene encoding artemin isoform X3 → MVPGEPRAAGGARSAETERAERGLWGAITLLSLFAGAVMATPQTWHNNQTLGAASDGSMGTASPASLEENSREASSLGTWSHWHGGNVTIDRLSSSELLRAERSPASSSKAKKGSKKAGRSKNSRFCRLHSRLVKVRDLGLGFESEEIVRFKYCSGSCQRARTNYDLALSSLLQQRTIVPGPHDHPSSHPCCRPTRYEDFSFMNVRNAWQTVDHVSAAECGCVG, encoded by the exons ATGGTCCCCGGAGAGCCGCGCGCAGCAGGAGGCGCCCGATCTGCCGAGACGGAGCGCGCG GAGCGGGGTTTGTGGGGTGCAATCACCCTGCTATCATTGTTTGCTGGTGCAGTCATGGCAACCCCGCAGACCTGGCACAACAACCAGACATTGGGAGCTGCCTCTGATGGAAGCATGGGCACTGCCAGCCCTGCCTCTCTGGAGGAAAATAGCAGGGAAGCATCGTCACTGGGCACATGGAGCCATTGGCACG gGGGAAACGTGACCATAGACAGGCTGAGCTCTTCGGAACTGCTCAGGGCTGAGCGCTCCCCAGCCAGCTCCAGCAAGGCCAAGAAAGGATCCAAGAAAGCCGGTCGCAGCAAAAACAGCCGCTTCTGCCGCCTGCACAGCCGGCTGGTGAAGGTGCGGGACCTTGGGCTGGGCTTCGAGTCGGAGGAGATTGTGCGGTTCAAGTACTGCAGTGGGTCATGCCAGCGAGCCCGCACCAACTATGACCTGGCCTTGAGTAGCCTGCTACAGCAACGCACCATCGTGCCTGGGCCTCATGAccacccttcctcccaccccTGCTGCCGCCCCACCCGGTATGAGGACTTCTCCTTTATGAATGTGCGCAATGCCTGGCAGACTGTGGACCATGTCTCAGCAGCAGAGTGTGGCTGCGTGGGCTGA